One window from the genome of Candidatus Paceibacterota bacterium encodes:
- the asnB gene encoding asparagine synthase (glutamine-hydrolyzing) — protein MCGIAGIIGKERTDKRKVAQAMVDIITHRGPDEDGFFHDEMLSMGMRRLSIIDLSTGQQPISNEDDSKIIIFNGEIYNFQPLREDLISKGHIFKTHGDTEVLLHLYEEFGEDMLPKLRGMFVFAIYDKTAKSLFVARDYFGIKPLYYRVEDSGKIVGFGSEIKSLLCDPKYKPIVNDEAVFNYLSFQYNPLEETMFKGIYSLPPASSLTIDLVDGVGEIKKYWDYTFQPSREKNGQTIEESLKKEVLEKMRDTVKAHMISDVPVGAFLSGGIDSAVIVTLMDEISRANGYKDGKVKTFTIGFAEVSEHSEAKIVADRLQTDHHEITVSFDKEKDDEFFGKVQTYRKEVKILIPVTAGADSFTLKGTSQGCWDGGICYPP, from the coding sequence ATGTGCGGAATTGCTGGCATCATCGGAAAAGAAAGAACAGACAAAAGGAAAGTGGCTCAAGCCATGGTGGATATCATCACCCATCGCGGCCCAGATGAGGATGGTTTTTTTCATGATGAGATGCTTAGCATGGGTATGCGCAGGCTCTCGATTATTGATCTGAGTACCGGCCAGCAGCCAATAAGCAATGAGGATGATTCAAAAATAATTATTTTCAATGGCGAAATTTATAATTTTCAGCCGCTTCGAGAGGATCTGATTTCCAAGGGACATATTTTCAAAACCCATGGCGATACAGAAGTGCTTCTACATCTTTATGAAGAATTTGGCGAGGACATGTTGCCCAAACTCCGCGGCATGTTTGTTTTTGCCATCTACGACAAGACGGCTAAGTCTCTTTTTGTAGCCAGAGATTATTTTGGCATCAAGCCTCTTTATTATAGGGTAGAAGATTCAGGAAAAATCGTCGGTTTTGGCTCTGAAATAAAAAGTCTGCTTTGTGATCCTAAATATAAACCCATTGTTAATGATGAGGCTGTTTTCAACTACCTTTCTTTTCAATACAATCCACTGGAGGAGACAATGTTTAAAGGTATATATAGTCTGCCACCAGCCAGCTCGTTGACCATTGATCTTGTAGATGGCGTAGGTGAGATAAAAAAATACTGGGATTATACTTTTCAGCCGAGCCGTGAAAAAAATGGTCAGACAATTGAGGAATCCTTAAAAAAAGAAGTGCTGGAAAAAATGCGCGATACGGTGAAGGCCCATATGATCAGCGATGTGCCCGTGGGTGCTTTTCTGAGTGGCGGTATAGACAGCGCCGTCATTGTCACCCTCATGGATGAAATTTCGCGGGCCAACGGGTACAAAGACGGCAAAGTAAAGACTTTTACCATTGGCTTTGCTGAGGTGAGTGAACACAGCGAAGCTAAAATCGTGGCCGACAGGCTTCAGACTGACCATCATGAGATTACTGTTTCATTTGACAAGGAGAAGGACGACGAGTTTTTCGGCAAGGTCCAGACCTACCGCAAGGAGGTCAAGATCCTGATCCCCGTGACGGCCGGGGCCGACAGCTTCACCCTCAAGGGCACCTCCCAGGGCTGCTGGGACGGGGGCATCTGCTATCCGCCC